The Apodemus sylvaticus chromosome 17, mApoSyl1.1, whole genome shotgun sequence genome contains a region encoding:
- the LOC127667315 gene encoding cytochrome P450 2D10 isoform X2 — translation MELLSGTGLWPVALFTVIFILLVDLMHRRQRWSSRYPPGPVPWPVLGNLLQVDPNNLPYSLYKLQNRYGAVFSLQMAWKPVVVINGLKAMQEVLVTHGEDTADRPPVPIFEYLGVKPRSQGQAINPNTMLDKAVCNVIASLIFARRFEYEDPHLIRMLKVQEESLTEISGFIPTILNSFPILLRIPGLADKVFRDQKTFMAILVNLLTKNRTTWDPAQPPRNLTDAFLAEIEKAKGNPESSFNDENLRMVAGDLFTAGMVTTSATLSWALLLMILHPDVQRRVQQEIDEVIGQVRSPEMADQAHMPYTNAVIHEVQRFGDIAPLNLQRITSRDIEVQNFLIPKGTILIPNLSSVLKDETVWEKPLRFHPEHFLDAQGHFVKPEAFMPFSAGRRACLGEPLARMELFLFFTCLLQRFSFSVPDGQPRPSNLGVFPFPVGPTPYQLCAVIRDQGH, via the exons ATGGAGTTGCTGTCTGGGACTGGCCTCTGGCCTGTGGCCCTATTCACAGTCATCTTCATATTACTGGTGGACCTGATGCACCGGCGCCAGCGCTGGTCTTCCCGCTACCCACCGGGCCCTGTGCCATGGCCTGTGCTGGGTAACCTGCTGCAGGTGGACCCAAATAACCTGCCATACAGCTTGTACAAG CTTCAAAACCGCTATGGTGCAGTGTTCAGCCTGCAGATGGCCTGGAAGCCTGTGGTTGTGATCAACGGGCTGAAGGCGATGCAGGAAGTGCTGGTGACCCATGGAGAAGACACCGCTGACCGCCCACCAGTGCCCATCTTTGAGTACCTGGGTGTGAAGCCCAGATCCCAAG GGCAGGCCATCAACCCAAATACCATGTTGGACAAAGCTGTGTGCAATGTGATTGCATCTCTCATTTTTGCCCGTCGCTTTGAATATGAAGACCCTCACCTCATCAGGATGCTGaaagtacaggaagaaagtttgaCAGAAATCTCTGGCTTCATTCCTACG ATTCTTAATTCATTCCCGATACTCCTGCGCATCCCAGGGCTAGCTGACAAGGTCTTCCGAGATCAGAAGACCTTCATGGCCATACTGGTTAACCTGCTGACTAAGAATAGGACCACCTGGGACCCGGCCCAGCCACCCCGAAATTTGACTGATGCCTTCCTAGCAGAGATAGAAAAG GCCAAGGGGAATCCTGAGAGCAGCTTCAATGATGAGAACCTGCGCATGGTGGCGGGTGACCTGTTCACTGCAGGGATGGTGACCACCTCAGCCACGCTGTCCTGGGCCCTGCTGCTCATGATCCTGCATCCAGATGTGCAGC GCAGAGTCCAACAGGAAATCGACGAGGTCATAGGACAGGTGAGGAGTCCAGAGATGGCAGACCAGGCCCACATGCCCTACACCAATGCTGTCATTCACGAGGTGCAGCGCTTTGGGGACATTGCTCCATTGAATTTGCAACGCATCACTAGTCGTGACATTGAAGTTCAGAACTTCCTCATCCCCAAG GGGACGATCCTCATCCCCAACCTGTCCTCCGTGCTGAAGGATGAGACTGTCTGGGAGAAGCCCCTCCGCTTCCATCCTGAACACTTCCTGGATGCCCAGGGCCACTTTGTGAAGCCTGAGGCCTTCATGCCTTTCTCTGCAG GCCGCAGAGCATGCCTGGGGGAGCCCCTGGCCCGCATGgaactcttcctcttcttcacctGCCTCCTGCAGCGCTTTAGCTTCTCGGTGCCCGATGGACAGCCCAGGCCCAGCAACCTTGGTGTCTTTCCTTTTCCAGTTGGCCCCACTCCCTACCAGCTCTGTGCTGTGATTCGTGACCAAGGACACTAA
- the LOC127667315 gene encoding cytochrome P450 2D10 isoform X1 produces MELLSGTGLWPVALFTVIFILLVDLMHRRQRWSSRYPPGPVPWPVLGNLLQVDPNNLPYSLYKLQNRYGAVFSLQMAWKPVVVINGLKAMQEVLVTHGEDTADRPPVPIFEYLGVKPRSQGVVLASYGPEWREQRRFSVSTLRNFGLGKKSLEQWVIKEAGHLCDAFTAQAGQAINPNTMLDKAVCNVIASLIFARRFEYEDPHLIRMLKVQEESLTEISGFIPTILNSFPILLRIPGLADKVFRDQKTFMAILVNLLTKNRTTWDPAQPPRNLTDAFLAEIEKAKGNPESSFNDENLRMVAGDLFTAGMVTTSATLSWALLLMILHPDVQRRVQQEIDEVIGQVRSPEMADQAHMPYTNAVIHEVQRFGDIAPLNLQRITSRDIEVQNFLIPKGTILIPNLSSVLKDETVWEKPLRFHPEHFLDAQGHFVKPEAFMPFSAGRRACLGEPLARMELFLFFTCLLQRFSFSVPDGQPRPSNLGVFPFPVGPTPYQLCAVIRDQGH; encoded by the exons ATGGAGTTGCTGTCTGGGACTGGCCTCTGGCCTGTGGCCCTATTCACAGTCATCTTCATATTACTGGTGGACCTGATGCACCGGCGCCAGCGCTGGTCTTCCCGCTACCCACCGGGCCCTGTGCCATGGCCTGTGCTGGGTAACCTGCTGCAGGTGGACCCAAATAACCTGCCATACAGCTTGTACAAG CTTCAAAACCGCTATGGTGCAGTGTTCAGCCTGCAGATGGCCTGGAAGCCTGTGGTTGTGATCAACGGGCTGAAGGCGATGCAGGAAGTGCTGGTGACCCATGGAGAAGACACCGCTGACCGCCCACCAGTGCCCATCTTTGAGTACCTGGGTGTGAAGCCCAGATCCCAAG GTGTGGTCCTTGCATCTTACGGACCCGAGTGGCGAGAGCAGAGGCGATTCTCTGTGTCTACCTTGCGCAACTTTGGCCTGGGCAAGAAATCTCTGGAGCAGTGGGTGATTAAGGAGGCCGGTCATCTCTGTGACGCCTTCACTGCCCAGGCTG GGCAGGCCATCAACCCAAATACCATGTTGGACAAAGCTGTGTGCAATGTGATTGCATCTCTCATTTTTGCCCGTCGCTTTGAATATGAAGACCCTCACCTCATCAGGATGCTGaaagtacaggaagaaagtttgaCAGAAATCTCTGGCTTCATTCCTACG ATTCTTAATTCATTCCCGATACTCCTGCGCATCCCAGGGCTAGCTGACAAGGTCTTCCGAGATCAGAAGACCTTCATGGCCATACTGGTTAACCTGCTGACTAAGAATAGGACCACCTGGGACCCGGCCCAGCCACCCCGAAATTTGACTGATGCCTTCCTAGCAGAGATAGAAAAG GCCAAGGGGAATCCTGAGAGCAGCTTCAATGATGAGAACCTGCGCATGGTGGCGGGTGACCTGTTCACTGCAGGGATGGTGACCACCTCAGCCACGCTGTCCTGGGCCCTGCTGCTCATGATCCTGCATCCAGATGTGCAGC GCAGAGTCCAACAGGAAATCGACGAGGTCATAGGACAGGTGAGGAGTCCAGAGATGGCAGACCAGGCCCACATGCCCTACACCAATGCTGTCATTCACGAGGTGCAGCGCTTTGGGGACATTGCTCCATTGAATTTGCAACGCATCACTAGTCGTGACATTGAAGTTCAGAACTTCCTCATCCCCAAG GGGACGATCCTCATCCCCAACCTGTCCTCCGTGCTGAAGGATGAGACTGTCTGGGAGAAGCCCCTCCGCTTCCATCCTGAACACTTCCTGGATGCCCAGGGCCACTTTGTGAAGCCTGAGGCCTTCATGCCTTTCTCTGCAG GCCGCAGAGCATGCCTGGGGGAGCCCCTGGCCCGCATGgaactcttcctcttcttcacctGCCTCCTGCAGCGCTTTAGCTTCTCGGTGCCCGATGGACAGCCCAGGCCCAGCAACCTTGGTGTCTTTCCTTTTCCAGTTGGCCCCACTCCCTACCAGCTCTGTGCTGTGATTCGTGACCAAGGACACTAA
- the LOC127667312 gene encoding cytochrome P450 2D4, which translates to MRLPTGADLWPVAIFTVIFLLLVDLMHRRQRWAARYPPGPVPWPVLGNLPQMDFQNMPAGLQKLRCRFGDLFSLQLAFESVVVLNGLTVLREALVRYSEDTADRPPLHFNDQLGFGPHSQGVVLARYGPAWRQQRRFSVSTLRHFGLGKKSLEQWVTEEARSLCAAFADYSGCPFSPNTLLDKAVCNVIASLLYACRFEYDDPRFIRLLGLLKDTLKEESGFLPMLLNVFPVFLRIPGLVDKVFSGKKAFVAMLDELLTEQRMTWDPAQPPRDLTDAFLAEIEKAKGNPDSSFNDGNLRLVVGDLFSAGMVTTSTTLSWALLLMILHPDVQRQVQQEIDEVIGQVRCPEMADQARLPYTNAVIHEVQRFGDILPLGVPHKTSRDIEVQGFLIPKGTTLITNLSSVLKDETIWEKPLHFHPEHFLDAQGHFVKPEAFMPFSAGRRACLGEPLARMELFLFFTCLLQRFSFSVPDGQPRPSDHGVFEALTTPSPYQLCALPR; encoded by the exons ATGAGGCTGCCGACAGGGGCTGACCTGTGGCCGGTGGCCATATTCAcggtcatcttcctgcttctggtgGACCTGATGCACCGGCGGCAGCGCTGGGCTGCCCGCTACCCTCCGGGCCCTGTGCCATGGCCTGTGCTTGGGAACCTGCCGCAGATGGACTTCCAGAATATGCCAGCGGGGTTACAAAAG CTGCGATGTCGCTTTGGAGATCTGTTCAGCCTACAGCTGGCCTTTGAGTCCGTGGTTGTACTAAATGGGTTGACGGTCCTGCGAGAGGCACTGGTGAGATACAGTGAGGACACTGCTGACCGGCCGCCGCTGCATTTCAATGACCAGCTGGGCTTTGGACCACACTCTCAAG GTGTGGTCCTAGCGCGGTATGGACCTGCCTGGCGCCAGCAGCGGCGCTTCTCCGTGTCTACACTGCGTCACTTTGGCCTGGGCAAGAAGTCACTGGAGCAGTGGGTGACGGAGGAGGCCAGAAGCCTCTGTGCAGCCTTCGCTGACTATTCTG GATGCCCTTTCAGCCCTAACACTCTATTGGATAAAGCAGTGTGCAATGTGATCGCGTCCCTCCTCTACGCCTGCCGCTTTGAGTACGATGACCCACGCTTCATCAGGCTACTGGGCTTGTTGAAAGATACTCTTAAGGAGGAATCTGGATTCCTGCCCATG CTGCTGAATGTGTTCCCCGTGTTCCTGCGCATCCCAGGGCTGGTTGACAAGGTATTCTCTGGGAAAAAGGCCTTTGTTGCCATGCTGGATGAGCTGCTAACTGAGCAAAGGATGACCTGGGACCCTGCCCAGCCGCCCCGAGACCTGACTGACGCCTTCCTGGCAGAAATAGAGAAG GCCAAGGGGAATCCTGACAGCAGCTTCAATGATGGGAACCTGCGCTTGGTGGTGGGTGACCTGTTCTCTGCAGGGATGGTGACCACCTCAACCACGCTGTCCTGGGCCCTGCTGCTCATGATCCTGCATCCGGATGTGCAGC GCCAAGTACAACAGGAAATCGACGAGGTCATAGGGCAGGTGCGGTGTCCAGAGATGGCAGACCAGGCCCGCCTGCCCTATACCAATGCTGTCATTCATGAGGTGCAACGCTTTGGGGACATTCTCCCTCTTGGTGTGCCACACAAGACTTCTCGTGACATTGAAGTGCAGGGCTTCCTTATCCCTAAG GGGACGACCCTCATCACCAACCTGTCCTCTGTGCTGAAGGATGAGACTATCTGGGAGAAGCCCCTCCACTTCCATCCTGAACACTTCCTGGATGCCCAGGGTCACTTTGTGAAGCCTGAGGCCTTCATGCCTTTCTCTGCAG GCCGCAGAGCATGCCTGGGGGAGCCCCTGGCCCGCATGgaactcttcctcttcttcacctGCCTCCTGCAGCGCTTTAGCTTCTCGGTGCCCGATGGACAGCCCAGGCCCAGCGACCATGGCGTCTTTGAGGCTCTGACAACTCCATCCCCCTACCAGCTCTGTGCTCTGCCTCGCTAA